One segment of Leguminivora glycinivorella isolate SPB_JAAS2020 chromosome 12, LegGlyc_1.1, whole genome shotgun sequence DNA contains the following:
- the LOC125231738 gene encoding thioredoxin, mitochondrial produces MLTNQISNIVRNALSTKSANIVRSFSVTPTYGDIVKIQSTDDFKDKVINSKVPVVVDFFATWCNPCRMLTPRLESIISEKKGKVVLAKVDIDEQTDLALDYEVSSVPVLVAIKDGKVLHRLVGLQDTDKLRKWIEQFTTEDRKKEVDT; encoded by the exons ATGTTGACGAACCAAATTTCTAACATTGTTCGCAACGCTTTGAGCACAAAAAGCGCAAACATCGTCAGAAGTTTCTCTGTAACTCCCACTTATGGGGACATCGTGAAGATTCAAAGCACTGACGATTTTAAAGACAAAGTTATTAACAGCAAAGTCCCAGTCGTCGTCGACTTCTTCGCTAC ATGGTGTAATCCATGCCGAATGCTCACTCCTCGTCTAGAATCTATTATATCTGAGAAAAAGGGAAAGGTAGTGCTTGCAAAAGTTGACATTGATGAACAAACAGACCTGGCTCTAGACTATGAAGTGAGCTCAGTCCCTGTGTTGGTGGCTATTAAGGATGGAAAGGTTCTCCATCGCCTTGTTGGACTTCAGGATACTGATAAGCTTCGCAAGTGGATTGAGCAATTCACAACTGAAGACAGGAAGAAAGAAGTTGatacataa
- the LOC125231737 gene encoding uncharacterized protein C7orf50 homolog, whose translation MGRKNKDKRKNKENGDGESDHSALEQKKSHSEDQEELDAQAEDPEPEDLLPKREHADDDSDDEEKPKRKKKKKQIVPTENTGPKKGQKSIRQMKKEKHAERQAAAQAVAKDEHKNDCLNYLSQWKHNKQNWKFMKAKQVWLFKNKFSTSLVPDASWPTLLEYFESAQGNIRKLLLEDANKIIKQLDDWTESQSKESKDDEETEETQAEIARPDDNVYKRARDLIQCLEE comes from the coding sequence ATGGGCAGGAAAAACAAAGATAAGcgaaaaaataaagaaaatggaGATGGTGAATCAGACCACAGTGCATTAGAGCAGAAAAAGAGTCACAGTGAGGATCAAGAAGAACTGGATGCACAAGCAGAGGATCCTGAGCCGGAGGACTTACTGCCCAAGAGAGAACATGCTGATGATGATTCCGACGATGAAGAGAAACCGAAAaggaagaaaaagaaaaaacaaatagTACCAACTGAAAACACAGGACCCAAGAAAGGCCAAAAGTCAATCCGACAAATGAAGAAAGAAAAGCATGCTGAACGCCAAGCTGCCGCCCAAGCTGTGGCCAAGGACGAACACAAAAACGACTGCCTCAATTACCTGTCACAATGGAAACACAACAAACAAAACTGGAAATTTATGAAAGCAAAACAAGTATGGCTCTTCAAAAACAAGTTCTCAACTTCATTAGTACCAGATGCATCATGGCCCACACTGTTGGAATATTTTGAATCAGCACAAGGCAACATTCGGAAACTGTTGCTGGAAGacgcaaataaaataataaagcaACTAGATGACTGGACAGAATCACAAAGTAAGGAAAGTAAAGATGATGAAGAAACCGAGGAGACTCAAGCTGAAATTGCCAGACCTGATGATAATGTCTACAAAAGAGCAAGGGACCTAATACAATGTTTAGAAGAATAA
- the LOC125231929 gene encoding neurofilament heavy polypeptide-like gives MMELLSQVSSTQLLFPAAAVAVVLLCAALVFIFGFHSAEQPQFDKLALVIDDKKSSNKKVKKSKEKKSSPNRSSDDAKAKSENSKKSPTKEKAKEAEKPKPKPERPAESKVVKAPVEAKKGKKGKAAVEAEKPADFDDGGWQEVPKKSQKKVKSPEEKEKEKKESPAKKNKNKKAKDADVEAARPVEEPAEETIKVLSVEGPRVDAEAARALQAQIEEVQRVLKEAERRDNPGLAADDDAQAEDTPDVKDLRSNKKNQNKEKQTKKKANEAAAVAKSASKEADSDSDKQDDKPNVPVFDELGDTWTDAKAKKGKKKARKEQ, from the exons ATGATGGAACTGCTGAGCCAGGTGTCAAGCACACAGTTATTGTTCCCAGCGGCCGCGGTGGCGGTTGTTTTACTATGCGCAGCGCTAGTATTTATCTTCGGGTTCCACTCGGCGGAACAGCCGCAGTTCGACAAATTGGCGCTAGTGATCGACGACAAGAAGTCCTCGAATAAGAAAGTGAAAAAATCGAAGGAGAAG AAATCGTCACCAAACCGCTCGAGCGATGACGCGAAGGCTAAGTCGGAGAACTCCAAGAAATCTCCCACTAAGGAGAAAGCGAAGGAGGCCGAGAAGCCTAAGCCCAAGCCTGAAAGGCCGGCTGAGTCCAAAGTTGTGAAGGCTCCAGTGGAGGCCAAGAAGGGCAAGAAGGGTAAAGCAGCTGTGGAGGCTGAGAAGCCCGCTGACTTTGATGACGGCGGCTGGCAGGAGGTGCCCAAGAAGAGCCAGAAGAAGGTGAAGAGCCCCGAGGAGAAGGAGAAGGAAAAGAAGGAGAGCCCCGCCAAGAAGAACAAGAACAAGAAAGCCAAGGATGCTGATGTGGAAGCTGCCCGCCCCGTGGAGGAACCTGCTGAAGAGACTATCAAG GTGCTGAGTGTGGAGGGCCCCCGTGTCGATGCTGAGGCTGCTCGCGCCCTGCAAGCGCAGATCGAAGAGGTGCAGAGAGTGCTCAAGGAG GCCGAGCGTCGCGACAACCCGGGCCTCGCGGCTGACGACGACGCGCAAGCCGAGGACACTCCCGACGTGAAGGACCTCCGCAGCAACAAGAAGAACCAGAACAAAGAGAAGCAGACCAAGAAGAAGGCCAACGAA GCTGCCGCTGTAGCTAAGAGTGCTTCTAAAGAGGCTGACTCCGACTCGGACAAGCAAGACGACAAGCCCAACGTGCCCGTCTTTGATGAACTTGGAG ACACGTGGACGGACGCCAAAGCCAAGAAGGGCAAGAAGAAGGCCCGCAAGGAGCAGTGA